The proteins below are encoded in one region of Tomitella fengzijianii:
- a CDS encoding PaaI family thioesterase, producing the protein MTAEHSRTHSWADPADISEARKGLSGLEFMERLHSGEIPYPPSGGTLDFRIAALARGSVTIEAEPGEYQYNAVGSVHGGVLSAWLDSAMGYSIQSTLEVGEGFTTLDLTVRFIRGVSVDTGPVRAVGKVEHRGGRTATARGELRDSDGALLASGTTTGMILR; encoded by the coding sequence GTGACTGCTGAGCACTCGCGCACGCATTCGTGGGCCGACCCGGCCGACATCTCGGAGGCCCGCAAGGGGCTGTCCGGGTTGGAGTTCATGGAGCGGCTGCACTCCGGGGAGATCCCGTATCCGCCGTCCGGCGGCACGCTGGATTTCCGGATCGCGGCGCTGGCACGCGGGTCCGTGACCATCGAGGCCGAGCCGGGCGAGTACCAGTACAACGCGGTGGGATCCGTGCACGGCGGGGTCCTCAGCGCGTGGCTGGACTCGGCGATGGGCTATTCGATCCAGTCCACGCTGGAGGTCGGCGAAGGCTTCACCACGCTGGATCTCACAGTCCGGTTCATCCGGGGGGTCAGCGTGGACACGGGTCCGGTCCGGGCGGTGGGCAAGGTGGAGCACCGGGGCGGGCGCACCGCCACCGCGCGCGGCGAGCTGCGGGACAGCGACGGCGCGCTGCTGGCCTCCGGCACCACCACCGGCATGATCCTGCGCTGA
- the serS gene encoding serine--tRNA ligase, which produces MIDLKFLRENPDAVRESQRTRGEDPALVDTLLAADAARRSAIATADELRAEQKAHGRKVGKATPEERPALLEHAKELSDAVKKAGADEAAAKAALDEAHRAISNVVQDGAPAGGEQDFVVLEHIGEPPAIDEPVDHLDLGESLGLIDMARGAKVSGSRFYFLTGAGALLQLGLLQLAAQKAVANGFTMMIPPVLVRPEIMAGTGFLGAHSDEIYHLDEDDLYLVGTSEVPLAGYHSDEILDLSGGPKRYAGWSSCFRREAGSYGKDTRGIIRVHQFDKVEMFSYCRPEDADAEHQRLLGWEKEMLAAVEVPYRVIDVAGGDLGSSAARKFDCEAWVPSQGAYRELTSTSNCTTFQARRLSVRYRGDDGKPQIAATLNGTLATTRWIVAILENHQQPDGTVRVPAALQPFVGTDVLRPAGA; this is translated from the coding sequence GTGATTGACCTGAAGTTCCTTCGCGAGAACCCCGACGCCGTGCGCGAGTCGCAGCGCACCCGCGGCGAAGACCCGGCGCTGGTGGACACGCTGCTGGCGGCCGACGCCGCGCGCCGGTCCGCCATCGCCACCGCCGACGAACTCCGCGCGGAGCAGAAGGCGCACGGGCGCAAGGTCGGCAAGGCCACGCCTGAGGAGCGCCCCGCGCTGCTGGAGCACGCCAAGGAGCTGTCCGACGCGGTCAAGAAGGCCGGCGCCGACGAGGCCGCCGCCAAGGCCGCGCTGGACGAGGCCCACCGGGCCATCTCCAACGTGGTGCAGGACGGCGCCCCGGCCGGCGGCGAGCAGGACTTCGTGGTGCTCGAGCACATCGGCGAGCCCCCCGCCATCGACGAGCCCGTGGACCACCTGGACCTGGGCGAGTCGCTGGGGCTGATCGACATGGCGCGCGGGGCCAAGGTGTCCGGCTCGCGGTTCTACTTCCTCACCGGCGCCGGCGCGCTGCTCCAGCTGGGCCTGCTGCAGCTGGCGGCGCAGAAGGCCGTGGCCAACGGCTTCACCATGATGATCCCCCCGGTGCTGGTGCGCCCGGAGATCATGGCGGGCACCGGGTTCCTGGGCGCCCACTCGGACGAGATCTACCACCTGGACGAGGACGACCTCTACCTGGTCGGCACCTCCGAGGTCCCCCTGGCCGGCTACCACTCGGACGAGATCCTGGACCTGTCCGGCGGGCCCAAGCGCTACGCGGGCTGGTCGTCGTGCTTCCGCCGCGAGGCCGGCAGCTACGGCAAGGACACGCGCGGCATCATCCGCGTCCACCAGTTCGACAAGGTGGAGATGTTCAGCTATTGCCGCCCCGAGGACGCCGACGCGGAGCACCAGCGCCTGCTGGGGTGGGAGAAGGAGATGCTCGCCGCCGTCGAGGTGCCCTACCGGGTGATCGATGTGGCCGGCGGCGACCTGGGCAGCTCCGCGGCCCGCAAGTTCGACTGCGAGGCCTGGGTGCCCAGCCAGGGCGCCTACCGCGAGCTCACCTCCACCTCCAACTGCACCACGTTCCAGGCGCGCCGCCTGAGCGTCCGGTACCGGGGCGACGACGGCAAGCCGCAGATCGCCGCCACCCTCAACGGCACGCTGGCCACCACGCGGTGGATCGTCGCGATCCTCGAGAACCACCAGCAGCCCGACGGCACCGTGCGCGTGCCCGCGGCGCTCCAGCCGTTCGTCGGCACCGACGTGCTGCGACCCGCGGGGGCCTGA
- a CDS encoding Rieske 2Fe-2S domain-containing protein — MQVTSVGHAGFHIQTGAGSILCDPWVNPAYFASWFPFPDNTGLNWAALGDCDYLYVSHLHKDHFDPQLLREHVNKDATVLLPDYPVPDLKRELEALGFHKFYETEDSVKHTVTGPKGALEIMIIALRAPADGPLGDSALVVSDGTTTAFNMNDARPVDLDVVGEHFGRIDVHMLQYSGAIWYPWVYEMSERTKRAHGEQKRQRQMDRARSYVETVGAVHVIPSAGPPVFLDDQLRFLNDDAGDPANIFPDQTVFLGELEKHGIDGGILMIPGTTAEFDHDSVTVTHPIPDSQVQKIFTDKAAYIEDMATRMAPVIAAEKAAWAPAAGESLYEPLRALFEPIMKQTDQISEGIGYPVALQMTENGEIVETVVLDFPERTVRPRKEVERRFRYGFTMDRSLVRTVLRDGEPDWVNSIFLSIRFRTWRIGGYNEYLYTFFKCLTDERIAYADGWFAEGKDDSDTIELGDWRMQRRCPHLKADLSKFGVIEGTTLTCNMHGWQWDLETGRCKTSRGHELRCDPLEAGQAAEEPSGGTAD, encoded by the coding sequence GTGCAGGTCACCAGCGTCGGACATGCCGGCTTTCACATTCAGACGGGGGCAGGCTCGATCCTGTGCGACCCGTGGGTGAATCCCGCATACTTCGCGTCCTGGTTCCCGTTCCCGGACAACACCGGGCTCAACTGGGCGGCGCTGGGCGACTGCGACTACCTCTACGTCTCCCACCTGCATAAAGACCACTTCGACCCGCAGCTGCTCCGCGAGCACGTCAACAAGGACGCCACCGTGCTGCTGCCGGACTACCCGGTGCCGGACCTCAAGCGGGAACTGGAGGCGCTGGGGTTCCACAAGTTCTACGAGACCGAGGACTCGGTCAAGCACACGGTCACCGGCCCCAAGGGCGCGCTGGAGATCATGATCATCGCCCTGCGCGCGCCCGCGGACGGCCCGCTGGGCGACTCGGCTCTGGTGGTCTCCGACGGCACCACCACCGCGTTCAACATGAACGACGCCCGGCCGGTGGACCTGGACGTGGTGGGTGAACACTTCGGCCGGATCGACGTGCACATGCTCCAGTACTCGGGCGCCATCTGGTACCCGTGGGTGTACGAGATGTCCGAGCGCACCAAGCGCGCCCACGGCGAGCAGAAGCGGCAGCGGCAGATGGACCGCGCCCGCAGCTACGTCGAGACCGTGGGCGCTGTGCACGTGATCCCCTCGGCCGGTCCGCCGGTGTTCCTGGATGACCAGCTGCGCTTCCTCAACGACGACGCCGGCGACCCCGCCAACATCTTCCCGGACCAGACGGTGTTCCTCGGCGAGCTCGAGAAGCACGGCATCGACGGCGGCATCCTCATGATCCCCGGCACGACCGCCGAGTTCGACCACGACTCGGTGACGGTCACGCACCCGATCCCCGATTCGCAGGTGCAGAAGATCTTCACCGACAAGGCGGCCTACATCGAGGACATGGCCACCCGGATGGCCCCGGTGATCGCCGCGGAGAAGGCGGCCTGGGCGCCCGCCGCGGGTGAGTCGCTCTACGAGCCGCTGCGCGCGCTGTTCGAACCCATAATGAAGCAGACCGACCAGATCAGCGAGGGCATCGGCTACCCGGTGGCGCTGCAGATGACCGAAAACGGCGAGATCGTCGAGACGGTGGTCCTCGACTTCCCGGAGCGCACCGTGCGCCCGCGCAAGGAGGTGGAACGCCGATTCCGCTACGGGTTCACGATGGACCGCTCGCTGGTCCGCACCGTGCTGCGCGACGGCGAACCGGACTGGGTCAACTCCATCTTCCTGTCCATCCGCTTCCGCACCTGGCGCATCGGCGGATACAACGAGTACCTCTACACGTTCTTCAAATGCCTCACGGACGAGCGCATCGCGTACGCGGACGGCTGGTTCGCCGAGGGCAAGGACGACTCCGACACCATCGAGCTGGGCGACTGGCGGATGCAGCGCCGGTGCCCGCACCTCAAGGCGGACCTGTCCAAGTTCGGCGTCATCGAGGGCACCACCCTCACCTGCAACATGCACGGCTGGCAGTGGGACCTGGAGACCGGGCGGTGCAAGACGTCGCGCGGGCACGAGCTGCGGTGCGACCCGCTCGAGGCCGGGCAGGCCGCGGAGGAACCCTCCGGGGGCACCGCAGACTGA
- a CDS encoding septum formation family protein, whose amino-acid sequence MSIFRRRRSTQPPADAAVSDAAAPDAAAPDAAADSGPYAPDAAYAWPGGRSPFDDEYDDIEYDDAGYADDPTSEWQTAEMPPVAPPPGESPAAEPAGAEPTGTEPPQTEPPADSPADGPAPQHHPHLTAQNMRRSLILVALGSLAAAVITLVSTGNLDSVFGSSEPSVAANAGDAPVKTGSSEGPAFADAKAGTCLTWDDQQNPEIAQVDCAQPHLFEVAERVDLSNFPSSEFGPHAQVTEAQRYATLRDSVCAPAVGRYLGGGLDPSGRFTVGLIHPGGKGWSQGERTVLCGLQETGVDGTSFRPITGTVAGQDQSRVHPPGTCLGIENGLPTDPVDCATDHSVEVTGQVDLATQFPGEWPPLDKQDEFLGQTCRKISEDYLGGADALRNSTLTVYWSTQALPSWLAGSRKVDCTIGFGETEGAYAVLTGTAKGGLMIDGKAPAPKPLPPPGRAVAPPLPSVGE is encoded by the coding sequence ATGTCCATCTTCCGCCGCCGTCGCAGCACCCAGCCCCCCGCGGACGCGGCTGTCTCGGATGCGGCCGCCCCGGATGCCGCCGCCCCCGACGCTGCCGCAGACTCCGGCCCCTATGCCCCGGATGCCGCTTACGCGTGGCCGGGCGGCCGGTCACCTTTCGACGACGAGTACGACGACATCGAGTACGACGACGCCGGTTACGCCGACGACCCCACTTCCGAGTGGCAGACGGCGGAGATGCCGCCGGTGGCCCCGCCGCCAGGAGAGAGTCCCGCCGCGGAACCCGCCGGTGCGGAACCCACCGGCACAGAGCCGCCCCAAACCGAGCCGCCCGCGGATTCCCCCGCCGACGGCCCCGCTCCGCAGCACCACCCGCATCTGACCGCACAGAACATGCGGCGCTCGCTGATCCTGGTGGCACTCGGTTCGCTGGCGGCCGCGGTGATCACGCTGGTGTCCACCGGCAATCTCGACAGCGTCTTCGGCTCGTCGGAGCCCTCGGTGGCGGCGAATGCGGGGGACGCACCCGTCAAGACGGGTTCGTCGGAAGGCCCCGCGTTCGCCGACGCGAAGGCCGGCACCTGCCTCACCTGGGATGACCAGCAGAACCCGGAGATCGCGCAGGTCGACTGCGCGCAGCCGCACCTGTTCGAGGTGGCCGAGCGGGTGGATCTGAGCAACTTCCCCAGCAGCGAGTTCGGGCCGCACGCCCAGGTCACCGAGGCGCAGCGGTACGCCACGCTGCGCGATTCGGTGTGCGCCCCCGCCGTGGGCCGCTACCTGGGCGGCGGGCTGGACCCGTCCGGCCGGTTCACCGTCGGCCTGATCCACCCGGGCGGCAAGGGATGGTCCCAGGGCGAGCGCACGGTGCTGTGCGGACTGCAGGAGACCGGGGTGGACGGCACGTCGTTCCGGCCGATCACCGGCACCGTCGCCGGTCAGGACCAGTCGCGCGTGCATCCGCCGGGCACCTGCCTGGGCATCGAGAACGGGCTGCCGACGGACCCCGTCGACTGCGCCACCGACCACTCGGTGGAGGTCACCGGGCAGGTGGACCTGGCCACGCAGTTCCCGGGCGAGTGGCCCCCGCTGGACAAGCAGGACGAGTTCCTGGGCCAGACGTGCCGCAAGATCAGCGAGGACTACCTGGGCGGAGCCGACGCCCTGCGCAACAGCACGCTCACCGTCTACTGGAGTACCCAGGCGCTTCCCAGCTGGCTGGCCGGCAGCCGCAAGGTGGATTGCACCATCGGGTTCGGCGAGACCGAGGGGGCGTACGCGGTGCTCACGGGAACGGCCAAGGGCGGGTTGATGATCGACGGCAAGGCGCCCGCGCCGAAGCCGCTTCCCCCGCCCGGCCGTGCGGTGGCGCCGCCGCTGCCGTCGGTCGGCGAGTAG
- a CDS encoding universal stress protein, translating into MGNESAVVVGVDGSDNARVALAAAIEEATTRKAPLHLVAAYHAPAVRRHSVAVEYEKVVRDEAAAILAEAAEQARGAGAEVTTSVHAGDASGVLLEQSRSAALVVVGARGRGGFMGRLLGSVAAALPAHAACPVLVVPRPADGSAHTEQDYSGRVVVGVDASGTANPALAAAADEAQRRAMPLVIVAVAGPDFDADARAAGDADAVRGVLGQCLESVRAAHPRVQAATELLEGSAAEVLAGITATAELVVVGARGSGGFKAMRLGSTAHALLGHALGPVLVVR; encoded by the coding sequence ATGGGCAACGAGAGCGCAGTGGTCGTCGGAGTCGACGGATCCGACAACGCGCGGGTGGCATTGGCCGCGGCGATCGAGGAGGCGACGACCCGGAAGGCGCCGCTGCACCTGGTGGCCGCCTACCATGCGCCGGCCGTGCGGCGGCACAGCGTCGCCGTGGAATACGAGAAGGTGGTCCGCGACGAGGCCGCCGCGATCCTCGCCGAGGCCGCGGAACAGGCCCGCGGCGCGGGGGCGGAGGTGACCACCTCGGTGCACGCGGGGGACGCTTCGGGCGTGCTGCTGGAGCAGTCGCGTTCGGCGGCGCTCGTGGTGGTGGGCGCACGCGGGCGCGGCGGGTTCATGGGCAGGCTGTTGGGGTCGGTGGCGGCGGCGCTGCCCGCGCACGCGGCTTGCCCGGTCCTGGTGGTGCCGCGGCCCGCGGACGGCTCGGCGCACACGGAACAGGACTACAGCGGCCGGGTCGTGGTGGGCGTCGACGCCTCGGGCACGGCCAACCCCGCGCTGGCCGCGGCGGCGGACGAAGCGCAGCGCCGCGCGATGCCGCTGGTCATCGTGGCGGTGGCGGGCCCCGACTTCGATGCCGACGCGCGGGCCGCCGGCGACGCGGACGCGGTGCGCGGCGTCCTCGGGCAGTGTCTGGAATCGGTGCGCGCCGCGCATCCCCGGGTGCAGGCGGCGACAGAACTCCTGGAAGGGTCCGCGGCCGAGGTGCTGGCAGGCATCACCGCGACCGCCGAGCTGGTGGTGGTGGGCGCGCGGGGCAGCGGCGGATTCAAGGCCATGCGGCTCGGCTCCACGGCGCACGCGCTGCTGGGGCACGCGCTGGGGCCGGTTCTCGTGGTCCGCTGA
- a CDS encoding esterase-like activity of phytase family protein, producing MTVPEGTRFEGTTVGGLSGIDYDPATGRYVVISDDRGAHGPTRAYTVELPLDEHGVPAQPRLSSMIPLQGPGGPYAPGTSDTESIRWAPGGGVVYGSEGDATGGLMPFIRSAGPDGAYVRDYPLPAAYLPESGPGGEQSSGMRENLGFEGLALSPDGRTISAITENALVQDGPAAAADTPSPARLLQLDRATGAVVGEYVYEADPLQTSGAAFGPTVAGVSAMTQVGPTSFLTVERSLALPRGFVTTIHLATIDGATDVAGMAVLDGSEAPMRKTKIFESDGAMGNVEGITVGPELPDGARTLVLVEDDNFGRVGSTTFHVLRAGSAAGF from the coding sequence GTGACGGTGCCCGAGGGGACGCGGTTCGAGGGCACCACCGTCGGGGGACTGTCCGGCATCGACTACGACCCCGCCACCGGGCGGTACGTGGTGATCAGCGACGACAGAGGTGCGCACGGGCCCACCCGCGCCTACACCGTCGAGCTGCCGCTGGACGAGCATGGCGTCCCGGCGCAGCCGCGGCTGTCGTCGATGATCCCGCTGCAGGGGCCCGGCGGCCCGTACGCGCCGGGCACCAGCGACACCGAATCGATCCGCTGGGCCCCCGGCGGGGGCGTGGTCTACGGCAGCGAGGGCGACGCCACCGGCGGGCTCATGCCGTTCATCCGCTCGGCGGGCCCCGACGGGGCGTACGTGCGTGACTATCCGCTGCCCGCGGCGTACCTGCCGGAGTCGGGGCCCGGCGGGGAACAGTCGAGCGGCATGCGCGAGAACCTGGGCTTCGAAGGGCTGGCGCTCTCCCCGGACGGCCGCACCATCTCCGCGATCACCGAGAACGCGCTGGTGCAGGACGGACCGGCCGCGGCCGCGGACACCCCCAGCCCGGCCCGGCTGCTGCAGCTCGACCGTGCCACCGGCGCCGTGGTCGGCGAATACGTCTACGAGGCCGACCCGCTGCAGACCTCGGGCGCGGCGTTCGGGCCCACCGTCGCCGGCGTGTCCGCGATGACGCAGGTGGGCCCCACGTCGTTCCTCACCGTCGAGCGGAGCCTGGCGCTGCCCCGCGGATTCGTCACCACCATCCACCTCGCCACCATCGACGGCGCCACGGACGTCGCGGGCATGGCGGTCCTGGACGGCAGCGAGGCGCCGATGCGCAAGACGAAGATCTTCGAATCGGACGGCGCCATGGGCAACGTGGAGGGCATCACCGTGGGACCGGAACTGCCGGACGGGGCCCGCACTCTGGTCCTGGTCGAGGACGACAACTTCGGGCGCGTCGGATCCACCACGTTCCATGTCCTGCGTGCGGGGTCCGCGGCGGGGTTCTGA
- a CDS encoding DUF559 domain-containing protein yields MGENGEDGCAREATWIKTTAQLTEHESRSTVARRCRSGRYVQVLRGVYADAEPRGIDRCRAVSLWRADATFSHATAAWLWGLIDEPERVHVTVPRSTQLQCPGWLAVTRRDLPEPGSWAFDLPVVGIARAIVESIPMLEARTAERVVDEYARSDERYEELLECCHRDAGCRGVSLARRIIERAARRTASEAERVVARELGRAGYHLEVNRAIGKFWCDLVDEWSGVVVEIDGRGPHSERSVFRNDRRRQNSLVLDGWLVLRYAADDVFDDLDEVVREIVRTVSSRRRNRRRTGAR; encoded by the coding sequence ATGGGGGAGAACGGGGAGGACGGGTGCGCCCGGGAGGCGACCTGGATCAAGACGACGGCGCAGCTCACCGAGCACGAGTCGCGCAGCACAGTCGCCCGCAGGTGCCGGAGCGGCCGATACGTGCAGGTGCTGCGCGGGGTGTACGCGGACGCCGAGCCGCGCGGGATCGACCGCTGCCGGGCGGTGAGCCTGTGGCGCGCGGATGCCACGTTCAGCCACGCCACGGCGGCCTGGTTGTGGGGACTGATCGACGAGCCGGAACGGGTGCACGTGACCGTGCCGCGGAGCACGCAGCTGCAATGCCCCGGATGGCTCGCCGTCACCCGGAGGGACCTGCCGGAGCCGGGATCATGGGCGTTCGACTTGCCGGTGGTGGGGATCGCCCGCGCGATCGTCGAGTCGATTCCGATGCTGGAGGCGCGGACCGCCGAGCGCGTTGTGGACGAGTACGCCCGCAGCGACGAGCGATACGAGGAGCTTCTCGAATGCTGCCACCGCGATGCCGGGTGCCGCGGGGTGTCGCTCGCGCGGCGGATCATCGAGCGGGCGGCGCGGCGCACCGCTTCGGAGGCCGAGCGGGTGGTGGCGCGTGAGCTGGGGCGGGCCGGATACCACCTCGAGGTGAACAGGGCGATCGGCAAGTTCTGGTGCGACCTGGTCGATGAGTGGTCGGGGGTCGTCGTGGAGATCGACGGGCGCGGCCCGCACAGCGAGCGCAGCGTGTTCCGGAACGACCGCCGGCGGCAGAACTCTCTGGTTCTGGACGGCTGGCTCGTGCTCCGCTATGCAGCGGACGACGTGTTCGACGACCTCGACGAGGTCGTGCGTGAGATCGTCCGGACAGTCTCATCGCGGCGGCGCAACCGGCGCAGGACCGGGGCGCGCTGA